The segment GCATATAATCCCGACATCATCGAGGCCAGAGCTGCTGGAATAAGGCAACTGGAGCCTCAGATGGACGAGCAGGAGGCACAGAAGCAAGCCCAACAGGAGCTTATCGATGTCGCAAGATCGACCTTCTCCGGGGAGCTTAACGAATACATCGAAAATGTCCGTAGAGTCCACGAACAGATCATCGATACAGTCAACGTCGACAAGGTCCTCAGAGCCGAATGGGACAAGGATGCTGTCGTAAAGGCAGATGAACTCATATCTGACTTCAAGGCCTATCTGGAGGCAAATAAGGACGAAATCACGGCCCTCAGAATCTTCTACAACCAACCCTTCAATCGGAGGGACGTTACCTTCACGATGGTCAAGGAAGTCCTCGAGAAACTCAAACTGGAGAAACCATACCTCGCACCTTCAAGGGTATGGAAGGCCTACGAACAGCTCGAGAAGGTCAATGGTAATTCCCCGAAGAACGAGCTCACAGCCCTCGTATCCCTCATTCGCAGAGTCACCGATATCGACCCCGTCCTGACCGCCTACGACCAGACCGTGAACCGGAATTTCCAGGAATGGGTGTTCTCTAAACAGGCCGGAACCCTCAAGTTCAATGAAGACCAGATGAACTGGCTCCGAATGATAAAAGATTACGTCGCCACCAGCTTCCATCTTGAACTCGAAGACCTCGATTATAGTCCTTTCGATGCTCTGGGAGGTCGTGGAATGATGTATCAGCTCTTTGGTGAAGAGATGAATGTGGTTATTAGTGAATTGAATGAGGCTTTGGCGGCGTGATGATGGAAGAAAAAGTTGGATGGATCGATACAAATTTATCAGTAATCTCAAATAAAATAACCGATGGTTCTCATAATCCTCCACCCAAATCAGAAGTTGGAGAACCGATGTTAAGTGCTCAAAACGTCTTCGATGACCATATTTTGTTTGAAGGGTATAGACTAATTACAAGTGACAACTTTGAAAAAGAATACAAGAGAGCGAATGTTGAACCCGGAGATGTACTACTAACAATTGTAGGCACGATAGGACGTTCAACGGTAGTCCCTGATAAAATAAGGAAGTTCACACTTCAGCGAAGTGTTGCATTAATTAAACCAAATACGATAAATTCACACTACATTTCCTATTATTTAAGATCTCCAAAAAGCCAGATATATTTCCAACAAAATTCAAAAGGTACAGCACAAAAAGGAATTTACTTAAATTCATTAAAAAAGTTACCAATTTCGTTTCCACCCCTCCTCGAACAACACGCTATCGTCTCCAAAATCGAACAACTCTTCAGCGACCTCGACAACGGCATTGCTAACCTCAAATTGGCCCAAGAACAGCTCAAGGTGTACCGTCAGGCGGTGTTGAAAAAGGCCTTTGAGGGGGAACTTACGAGGGAATGGCGGGAACAACAGACTAACCTCACAGATGCGGAAGATTTACTCGAGCAGATTCGGTTGGAAAGGGAAGAGAATTATAACAAGAAGCTTGATGAGTGGAAAGGAGCAATAAAAGAATGGGAATCTGCGGGAAAGGAAGGGAAAAAACCCAGCAAACCAAAAAAAATCAAGAAAACTGAAAGATTTACAGAATCCGAATTGGTTGACTTGCCAAAGCTATTAGAGAACTGGGCATGGATTAGGTTAGAGGAAATCTCAAATAAAATAACCGATGGTTCTCATAATCCTCCACCCAAATCAGAAGTTGGAGAACCGATGTTAAGTGCTCAAAACGTCTTCGATGACCATATTTTGTTTGAAGGGTATAGACTAATTACAAGTGACAACTTTGAAAAAGAATACAAGAGAGCGAATGTTGAACCCGGAGATGTACTACTAACAATTGTAGGCACGATAGGACGTTCAACGGTAGTCCCTGATAAAATAAGGAAGTTCACACTTCAGCGAAGTGTTGCATTAATTAAACCAAATACGATAAATTCACACTACATTTCCTATTATTTAAGATCTCCAAAAAGCCAACCCTACTTCCAAAATCATTCAAAAGGCACTGCCCAAAAAGGAATTTACTTAAATTCATTAAAAAATTTGCCAATTTCACTTGCTCCCCTCCCTGAGCAACAAGCCATCGTAACCGAAATCGAAACACGGCTTTCGGTTTGTGAGAAAGTCGAACAGGACATCGAAGAAAACCTCGAAAGGGCCGAAGCATTGCGACTGAGTATCTTGAAAAAGGCGTTTGAAGGGAAGTTACTCAATAAGAGGGAGCTTGAGGAAGTTCGCAATGAAGCGGATTGGGAACCTGCTGAGGTATTGCTTGAACGAATAAAGACCGAAAAAGCGAATAAAAAATAATTCTCATACCAAGGATCAAAAACATGGCCGAACATACATCATCCATTGTCTCCAAAGTTTGGAGTTTCTGTAATGTCCTCCGTGATGGGGGAGTAAGCTATGGCGATTATCTGGAGCAATTGACGTATCTCATATTCCTGAAAATGGCGGAGGAATACAGAAAACCTCCATATAACCGCGATATTGGAATTCCGGAGGAATTCACATGGGAAGTCTTAAAGCAAACACGTGGAGCTGAGCTTGACACCCATTACAGGATGCTTCTGGAGGAACTGGGGAAAAAGCCAGGTATGCTCGGGCAGATTTTCCTCAAGGCCCAGAACAAGGTCAGTGACCCTGCAATGCTCTACAAGGTCATCGACATGATCGACAAGGAAAGCTGGGTGATGATGGGTGTTGACACCAAGGGCGAAATCTACGAAGGTCTTTTGCAGAAGAACGCGGAGGATACCAAGAGTGGAGCTGGACAATATTTCACTCCAAGACCTCTTATCAAGACCATGGTGGAGTGTGTAAGGCCTGAGCCTATGAAGACCATAGGTGACCCTTGCTGTGGTACAGGGGGCTTCTTCTTAGCTGCATACGACTTCCTCAAGGACCACTACCAACCGGACAGGGAACACAGTCGTTTCCTCAAAAAGAAGACCTTTGGAGGCAATGAGATCGTTGCAGGAACGCGAAGACTGGCACTCATGAACCTCTTCCTCCACAACATTGGAGAAATCGACGGGGAACCTGCAATCTCCAATTCAGATGCTCTCATCGCCGACCCCGGAGTACGTTATGATTACATCCTCACAAATCCTCCATTCGGTAAGAAGAGCAGTATGACCTTCACTAACGATGCAGGAGAACAGGAAAAGGAAGATCTCACCTACAACCGTCAGGACTTCTGGGTTACAACAAGCAACAAACAGCTCAACTTCGTCCAGCATATCCACACCATCCTCAAAGCTGGAGGTCAGGCGGCAGTGGTCCTTCCGGATAATGTTCTTTTCGAAGGAGGTGTAGGGGAAACAGTCCGCAAAAAGCTCCTTGAGACCACCGACCTCCACACGATACTTCGCCTCCCCACAGGCATATTCTATGCGAATGGTGTCAAGGCAAACGTCTTGTTCTTCGATGCAAAACCCGCATCAAAGGACCCATGGACAAAGGAAGTCTGGATTTACGATTACAGGACCAACGTCCATCACACGATGAAGAAGAATCTCATGAAGTTCTCAGATCTGGAGGATTTTGTCAGGTGTTACAATCCAGAAGACCGTTTCAAGCGTGAGGAGACCTGGAGCGAAGAGAATCCGGAGGGTCGGTTCCGCAAGTTCACCTACGACGAAATCGTTGCAAGAGACAAGACGAACCTCGATATATTCTGGCTCAAGGATGCGAGTCTTGCCGATCTCGATAATTTGCCGGACCCCGATGTTCTTGCGAACGAGATAATCGAAAACATCGAAGCTTCTCTTGAAAGCTTCAAGGAGATCATGGAAGTTATCAATGGGGACGGCGAGTGAAGGTCTGAAATAATGGAGAAAATGGGCTTGGAGAGGAGCGTAACACCATGTCAAACGGAACAACGATGAACAATAACATCGAGATGATTCTCGGGTTTCGCTTCAAAAATAGAGATTTCTTGGACCAAGCCCTCGTACACAAAGGCTACTCGAATGAACATCCTTGTGATGATCAAAGTGAATTTCAAACAATTGGAGACGCGGTCCTGAAGCTTGTTTTGACGGAATTATTGATTGAGAAGGGGCACAAAACCGGAGGAGCAATAACTCCAAAAAGAGTGGAACAAGAGAAAAAAGAGGGACTCGCTAAAGTCGCTCGAAACCTTGGAATCGGTCCCTTCATTAAGCTCGGAAATGGGCAAATACTGCAAAATCATGGTGAAAGCGATCATGTTTTAGCGGAGACTCTCGAAGCAATCGCCGCTGCCATCTACTTTGATGGAGGATTCGATAAAACCAAGCATACAATGAAAAAATGGTTTGATTCCTGAAAGCCTCTCCATCACTCTGATGCACTTTTAACTTTCTCGATCCGATCCTGTTCTTCCCATATGTCCCTGTACTTGTACAATGTACTTGCAGGAACATTCATCACCCTCGAGATTTCTGACCATACAATTGTGATTAATTATAGAAAACTACTTACTATTTCCGAGATTATGTGCATAGCATGGGAATTGTCAATGTGGTTGCAACAGTAGAATTAACATCTCCTTTAGACCTTGAAAAGGTAAAGGAATCAATCGAAAATACCGAATTTTCGTCTTCAGGTGCTGGATGGCTCAAAATGAGATTAATGCCTGAGGGTCACTATATAGCATTTTATAAATCTGGAAAATTTCTAATCACGGGTCTTAAATCTGTACAAAAAGTGGATGAAGTTGCTAATAGAGTCATATCACTTGTTAAAAATTCAGGAATAGACATTGATAAAAAGAAAATCATAATCCAAAACATTGTTGCTGTTGATAAAATTGAAATGAGTTCCACTCTTGAAAAACTTATACATTCGCTGGATCCGTCGAAAACGAATTATGAACCAGAACAATTTCCAGGTTTAATTTATAAAGATTTTGGCGCAACTTTTCTCCTATTTTCAAATGGAAAAATGATAATAAATGGTGTCAAAAAAGAAAATGATTTGAAAAATTTAGTCATCAAATTTGAGAGTTTAATTCAGTAACAAATAGGTCATAATTAGGATAAATTTATCCATAATTCCCACTTAATCATTCACTCTGAAGCACTATTTACTCTCTCAACCCGGTCCTGCTCTTCCCATTTGTCTCTATACTTGTACAATGTGCTCGCAGGAACGTTCATCACTCTCGAGATCTCGGACCACGTCAAGCCCTTATCTCTGTACTTCATGACCTCTTTTTTGTTCGGCTCTTTGGTAGGCCTTCCCCACGTCTTCTTCTCCTTCCTGTGTCGCTCTATACCCACCTTTATCCGTTCCCTCATTATCCTCTTTTCATTCTCCGCAACCCATCCAAAGATGGATATCAACAGCTTCCTGTAATGAGGATCACCGGATGTGGACCATGCCTCACTGGGGCTCAATGAGACCACCCTGACGCCTTTATCTTCAAATTCCATGATAAGATTAAGGGTGTTGATGAAAGTCCTCCCAAGCCTCGAGATTTCGAACAGATAGATCGTCTCTACTTCATGAGACTCGATATATTTCAGGAGCTTTTTGAACCCAGGTCTATCGGGAGCCGGAACACTCCCACTGATACCTTCATCAAAAAATATTTGTTCCGGAGGAATGCCTTTGTTTTTGAGCTGGACTATTTGGGTGTCGATGTTCTGATCCTTCGTACTTGTCCTTGCATATCCCACTGAATTTTTTGAAGATTCCATTAAACATATTTTGTGTAACACACCTATTATAAGGGTTATGTCACGGTTTTATGGAATCAAAAAGACATGTAATGTGGAATCCAAAAATAGCTCAAATTGGGTCATTTTGTAATACCATAAAAAGTTTCGATGACTATATCGGCTACGTCATGTGTTGTCATACGTCCAAAAATAATTTATAAATTCTAATCCATTTATCAATATCTTCAATTTTAATAGAGTGGTAGATATGGGAATAATAGGATGTAGGCCTGATGAAGACGGCGATACGAGATATTGTGAATGTTGTGCTTTTAATCCAAATACAACTGAATGTCGAAAGTCCAGACGGGGTCATGTAAGAGATTATGATGAGGGATATGAAATGGAATATGTAATTGATGACATCTAAGGTGATTGTATTTCGACCATTTTTAACCTCTCTCGTCCAAAAATTGATGTTAGCTATATAGACACTTCTCGAGTCCCGAAATGGTTCTTACATAACAGGAAACTATGATATTTTGGGAGTGAATTGAGGGTGCATAAATGAGTAGGGAAGAAATACTGAACATATTGGGTTATTTACGATCTGAGAGGATTGATGGATATTATTACAAAAGAATAAATCGTAAAGTGACTATCGGCATAAATTTGGATTCATCGTATGGAAAAATCATTAATGTATATCCAGACAACGATTTCAAAGAAGTTCTGGACTATCCTCACTTCACAATATTAAGAACAGGGGATTGGGAAGTCAATCGATCTGTGATTGACGAATTTAAAAAATTACATTATGCTGGTGTAATAGGAGGGGAGGTTAGAAAATCCGATAAAGAGTTAATTGCGATGTTGATTGAGGATGGATATTATGACATTAACATTAATGGATTTTGTAATTGGTGCAATAAAGACATCCAAAAATATGATAAATTTTGTAGTGAAGACTGCAAATTAAATTATGATTTGCAACACGGTTTCAAAATTCGATGCAGTGTATGTAATAATCCTATTAAAAAAGAGGACATTGTGAAACATCACACCTCATATAAAAAAGATATAACTATTGATGTATGTAGAATCTGTCATGCCAAGATTCATCACTCAAACGTCCCAAATTTTACTATATATCAACCAGATGATGACAGGCCACATACAAAACCGAAATACAAGTTAATAAGATGCGATGGGTGTGGGGGTCAATTACGACTAAATTTAGAAGCACCTAATTATGTCATAGATTGCAGTGGTAAGATTCTTAATTTATGTTCGAAATGTAAAACAAAAATGAGTAGGTGGAAAGAAGTAGATATTAAAGCCTTTAAAAAATAATATTTTTGATTTCTATTAGAATTTCTACAAAGTCACAAAATTTATATTATCATAATGCATCGTCTGTCAGGGGTATGTGTTATGGATGAGTTTATGTCCGAGAAAGAAATCGAAGAGGATGACGAAGACACGCTTTTATGTTGTCCTGCATGTGGTGGTACTGAACTTTATTACGAAGCAGGCATGAAAATGGGTAGAATTTACCATTGCAAATATTGTAACTACATCGGTGCTTTTGTTCTTGAAGGGAACTTGGAAATGCGTCAGCTCTTGCGTGATGAATACGAGAGGAAATTGTGGGCTTTCAAAAACTTTGGTCACTCTTACAAATGACCACTGAGATATAAAAAATTATAAAGATATACGAAAGGTGCGATGGTACTCTCAAAGCACAACACCTCTTTTTCTGGCTTCTCAGGGATATACCTGAAGTCCATGATCTTCCTTCACCTATAACGACCATATACCCTGAGACTTACGAGAATCGCCCATATGAAGATTTTTTGATGTAGGTTAATTCTCCCATGTAACGGCTCAAAAAACACTCAAATTACCCATATTTTAAATTATAAAAAATGTATTGAGGTCTCCATGTCATATATCGCAAGCTGTCAGTTCAAAGTAGACATACCAAAAATTTATAAACAAGAAACCTCTATTATATTTTGATATATGAATGTGGACCGGACACGTTTTAAAGGAGCCTTTTTAACGGGACCGGGACATATTCATATTATCCCATATGGAGCTTTTTTGGAGAGCTTATAACAAAGCTTACCCTAACTTATATTGTTCCATGCTCAGATTGGAAAACTTTGACCTATAATTAACTGGTTACAGACTCATGGCATGTTTTAAGATGTCACGAATATAGTCTGGATCATCCAAATCATCATACTCAAGGTCCTCTATCAAGTAATATGGATAGTTGCCAAAAGTTGAACTGCGGACTTGATCTTCATTAATCAAACCTTTACTTAGGGCCTCATCCACACCGGGCATGTCTTTGGAATACACAATCTTGTGAAGCCTATCCACATCACTGTATATACCCTTACGTAGAACTATAGTCATATTTTTGTCTGGGTACCTTATCCAAACTAAACCTCGCCTGTTGTGATTTATACCAACCATTGTTGAACCTGGATACTTCATTTCACAACCCTTGGCAATTAACAATCCTATTAATGAAGAGAACAAAGTATACTCCAGTCCACGGTTGAATTTCACGTTGTCTACTAGTTGTAACTGTGAGTTTTCAATCATATCTGAGAAAACAAACAACCAATCATTGTCTTCTCCTTCTAGGTCCCAGCCCTTGCTATCCTCATTAAATTTGAGATTATATTTATTCATATAGTCTTTGACATCCTTGTACCGGAGAAGTTCTGCCTGATCACCTATTGTATCATAAGTTTCAGTGAGCTTTTCTTCATCGATAGACTCTTCCAAGATGTGATCCTCAATCTCCTTCTGCAATTCTGCGGATATATTCTTTGGGATTAACATTGCCAATGTAGGTTCAGTTACTTTATCCGATTGAATTATAATGTGTTTCATAGTTCTCATAGCCTCTTTTGGTAAATTTTTCTAACATATAGGACATGTGTGCATACAATGCATGTACAATGAAAATACATTACCCCATTATATTTAAAGCTAATGATTGTGCATTCATTGTCAATGCATTGTGAGAACATGCACGAAGAAAAGTAATACAAATGGACATCAACAAATAATGTCAAATTACTTGGAGGGAGGAACAATCCTCACCTCTTTCTTTGGCTTTTTGGGAATTTGTTCGGATTTGAAGATCAACTTCTTTAAGGGGAACACCTTGGAGAAAATGTAGAATCCCTCAGGACGTTGTCGAAGGAAGAAACCACACTCTTCTATCTCCTTAGCTGTCAACTTCCTTATGAGGCCTTTCTGGACCATTTCAGCGGCAGTTCTGTCGTCATATATGGCGACCTCTCCGCCTTTGAGTTTGTTCTTCGCAAGTTCGGACATACTGCTGGAGCCGATGACTTTGTAAGGGTAGAAGGGGACCTCGGAGAAATCGAAGAACTTTTTTCGGAGCTGTTTTTTCAAATAATCCTTCATCACATTATACCGATTTTCATTCGTTTGAAGGGTTTTTGGGGATTCCGGAGGTTTCGGAGATTTTACCTCCACAAATGGTACTCTCTGTGAAGCAATTATTCTCCGAAGTTTCAGATTTTCCTCCACCAGTTCCTTTTCACGCTTCGATTTCTCCGTATGAACAACGTTTTTCTCTATATCGACCCCTTCATCCTCCAGGATCTTGTCCCTCGTAGGAACTGGGATTTGCCTTGTGAGGGTCTTGTAGATGGTCTCTGCCTGGCTTGGATACTCCGAAGCTATCCTCTCAATGATCCACGGGTCCTGAAGAAGGTTGGTGATTTCTTCCTCGACCTTATTGTCGATAAAACCCTCTATTTTTGCATAGAAGTTTTCCCTGTATAGAAAAGGGTTCGCAGCATGTTCCATGCCTTTCGGTGTAAGCATGTATCTATAGGGTTTCCCATCTACTTTCCTTAAATATCCGTATTTACAATAGCGATATAGGCTTGTCCTTAAGGATCCATAGTTCACATGGGGAACCTTACTTCTAATGTCTGCACACGTATTGGCTCCATCAAGCACAGCATTCAAAATTGCTCCCTTGACTTTGCAGTCGGAGGTTGGGGAAGGGATGTTGGTGTTGTGACCTGTTTGAGTGGGTCGATTGATGTTGTTTTTGTTAATTCCTTGTTCCCAACCTTTTCCGGGAACTTCATTGATATTGGGTGGGGATATTTTGTCCATTTGCTTCACCAATACTTGAGGGTTGCTTGATGCTGATTTTTGAAAGGGGGTGTTGTTAACATATATGGAGTGACGGGGTTTTGTTGGAACTGTCAACGTTATACTGTTGACATTATGTGAGAAGGTGGGGAAATGCTTTAAAGGTTATCCTCGAAGATGCAAAGCAGGAACAAGAGACGTTTTATCCTTCTCCAATATCGATGATTTGGAGGTGTTTTCGGACCTAAAAAACTCAATCTTAAGGAGGAATGTGTTCGATGTCCATAAGCCTCCTGAGGTATTCATAGAAGCTCTATATGAGGAGGAATGTTTGAAGATCCATATTCCTCCAAAGTCTTCTAGGGTCCTCTCAGAAAGCTTCTACGACAATATTAGTGGAATTAGCCAGAACTTGAAGTTGAAGAAGTTTCAAACGACACAACCCCAATTGTCAATTCCTCAAAATCGTTCACGAATTCCCCATCAATTAGTATTTTAGAGTCTTTTCCAAAAGGTAAAATAACAAGATCTCCGGGATAATGACTGGTGATTTTGGTTTTGCTTGGGAAATATGTGCAATTTCTGTTTTTACCTTTCACCACGATGTCCTTCCTCTTCAGTTCTGATTTGAAAAGTCCCATTAGAGCATCACAAATATTTTTAACAACTGTCGCCTTCATCGATTCAATAAAAATCCATATTCGATAGCCACTTACGGTTTTTTCGACGAGACTTGGGAACTGCATGGCTTCAAAATAACCATGCATTAAAGACATATGCAATTCTTCTGCAAACTCAAAACAGATCCAATCGACCTCATTGATATTCGAAAGAGTTATGGCCTCAACCAACTTTTCACCTTCGAAGTGTTTTTGGAGGATATCGTCGGAAAGTTTAGTCCCAGAGATTTCATCTTCATCGAACATAAATCGACTTTTGTTCTTGATGATGTGGTTACGGATTAGAGAACTTCTCGAATATTCTTTGTATTCATTCTGATGAAAAGTACCAGTTATATCTTTAATAGCTCTAATACCTGGTACTTTTGGTATGAACGAATACAAAGGTTTTTTATAATGTAGTGCTGCAAGCAGTTTTTCCACTGGTTTTCTAACATATATGATATTTGGCTTTGTTATGCATTCCTCTTCGACATTGACCTTTTTGACCTTCTTCATGCCTTTTTTTGGAGGTTTTTCAATTTCGATGGAACGATTATAACCATATTTGATGACGTTTTCGCAATCATCCGAAGTCACTCCGAGACAAATTACAAGAGAGGACACCTTACCTTCCGGATCCTTAACCCGCGACCATGCCTGCCATGTATCATTACAAGTCACCTCATACCTGAGTTTTTGACTCTCCTCATGTGAATCGGTTACCGTATCATATGCATTTGCGGGTTTATGGGCCAAACCAACTACAATGGCAACTCTCGCATAGCAAGACACTCCCATCAACTCAGATGAACCATAATATTCGACTTTGTGGGGATGATTTGCCTTTTCCAAAACCTTTTCTATTTCCTTTGCCTGCCCTGCATTATTGACAATTATTAGACAATTCCCGTCTCCATAAAGCTCAAGATATTGAATTATCTCAGAGGTGATCTCATCCATATGTTTTTCAATTGCATATGGTCCACGGGTACTGTATTTTTTCTTATCGGGGAAAATGAACATTTTTTCGTTGGTCTTTTTGGGGTCACCGCCCTCCCCAAAGGTGATTTTTTTGAGATTATCTTTATGATCCAATAGCAGCTTACTGAAATCGTAGCTCCCTTGGGTTGCAGAGGTGAAAATTATACGTTTTTTCTCGCTTTTATGTATATTCTTTATGAAAAT is part of the Methanococcoides methylutens MM1 genome and harbors:
- a CDS encoding TATA-box-binding family protein, which gives rise to MGIVNVVATVELTSPLDLEKVKESIENTEFSSSGAGWLKMRLMPEGHYIAFYKSGKFLITGLKSVQKVDEVANRVISLVKNSGIDIDKKKIIIQNIVAVDKIEMSSTLEKLIHSLDPSKTNYEPEQFPGLIYKDFGATFLLFSNGKMIINGVKKENDLKNLVIKFESLIQ
- a CDS encoding recombinase family protein — protein: MESSKNSVGYARTSTKDQNIDTQIVQLKNKGIPPEQIFFDEGISGSVPAPDRPGFKKLLKYIESHEVETIYLFEISRLGRTFINTLNLIMEFEDKGVRVVSLSPSEAWSTSGDPHYRKLLISIFGWVAENEKRIMRERIKVGIERHRKEKKTWGRPTKEPNKKEVMKYRDKGLTWSEISRVMNVPASTLYKYRDKWEEQDRVERVNSASE
- a CDS encoding class I SAM-dependent DNA methyltransferase; translation: MAEHTSSIVSKVWSFCNVLRDGGVSYGDYLEQLTYLIFLKMAEEYRKPPYNRDIGIPEEFTWEVLKQTRGAELDTHYRMLLEELGKKPGMLGQIFLKAQNKVSDPAMLYKVIDMIDKESWVMMGVDTKGEIYEGLLQKNAEDTKSGAGQYFTPRPLIKTMVECVRPEPMKTIGDPCCGTGGFFLAAYDFLKDHYQPDREHSRFLKKKTFGGNEIVAGTRRLALMNLFLHNIGEIDGEPAISNSDALIADPGVRYDYILTNPPFGKKSSMTFTNDAGEQEKEDLTYNRQDFWVTTSNKQLNFVQHIHTILKAGGQAAVVLPDNVLFEGGVGETVRKKLLETTDLHTILRLPTGIFYANGVKANVLFFDAKPASKDPWTKEVWIYDYRTNVHHTMKKNLMKFSDLEDFVRCYNPEDRFKREETWSEENPEGRFRKFTYDEIVARDKTNLDIFWLKDASLADLDNLPDPDVLANEIIENIEASLESFKEIMEVINGDGE
- a CDS encoding restriction endonuclease subunit S, whose translation is MMEEKVGWIDTNLSVISNKITDGSHNPPPKSEVGEPMLSAQNVFDDHILFEGYRLITSDNFEKEYKRANVEPGDVLLTIVGTIGRSTVVPDKIRKFTLQRSVALIKPNTINSHYISYYLRSPKSQIYFQQNSKGTAQKGIYLNSLKKLPISFPPLLEQHAIVSKIEQLFSDLDNGIANLKLAQEQLKVYRQAVLKKAFEGELTREWREQQTNLTDAEDLLEQIRLEREENYNKKLDEWKGAIKEWESAGKEGKKPSKPKKIKKTERFTESELVDLPKLLENWAWIRLEEISNKITDGSHNPPPKSEVGEPMLSAQNVFDDHILFEGYRLITSDNFEKEYKRANVEPGDVLLTIVGTIGRSTVVPDKIRKFTLQRSVALIKPNTINSHYISYYLRSPKSQPYFQNHSKGTAQKGIYLNSLKNLPISLAPLPEQQAIVTEIETRLSVCEKVEQDIEENLERAEALRLSILKKAFEGKLLNKRELEEVRNEADWEPAEVLLERIKTEKANKK
- a CDS encoding ribonuclease III domain-containing protein; translated protein: MSNGTTMNNNIEMILGFRFKNRDFLDQALVHKGYSNEHPCDDQSEFQTIGDAVLKLVLTELLIEKGHKTGGAITPKRVEQEKKEGLAKVARNLGIGPFIKLGNGQILQNHGESDHVLAETLEAIAAAIYFDGGFDKTKHTMKKWFDS